One part of the Parasphingorhabdus sp. SCSIO 66989 genome encodes these proteins:
- the aceA gene encoding isocitrate lyase: MTDFNDLVPAAPGRFDGINRNYTADDVAKLRGSVQVEHTLARRGAEKLWELLKTEDYVNALGALSGNQAMQMVRAGLKAIYLSGWQVAADANTAGAMYPDQSLYPANAGPELAKKINNALQRADQIEYSEGNVSRDWFAPIVADAEAGFGGPLNCFEIMKAYIAAGAAGVHFEDQLASEKKCGHLGGKVLIPTQSHIRNLNAARMAADISGVPTVICARTDAESAKLITSDVDERDHEFLTGERTPEGFFRLKEGTGVEHCIKRGIAFAEHADLLWWETSKPNLDDAKRFAEAIQKAHPGKMMAYNCSPSFNWEANLDKDTIAKYQRELGAMGYKFQFVTLAGFHQLNYGMFELARGYKDRGMAAYSELQQAEFGAEENGYTATRHQREVGTGYFDAVATAIGGGQSSTTALAESTEADQFKKDAA; this comes from the coding sequence ATGACCGACTTTAACGATCTCGTCCCCGCAGCGCCGGGCCGCTTTGATGGCATTAACCGCAATTACACCGCAGATGATGTCGCCAAGCTGCGCGGCTCGGTACAGGTAGAGCATACACTTGCCCGCCGTGGTGCGGAGAAACTTTGGGAGCTTCTGAAGACTGAAGACTATGTCAACGCGCTCGGCGCGCTTTCGGGCAATCAGGCGATGCAGATGGTGCGCGCTGGCCTGAAAGCAATTTACCTCTCTGGCTGGCAGGTGGCAGCCGATGCCAATACCGCTGGCGCGATGTATCCCGACCAGTCGCTCTATCCGGCCAATGCTGGCCCGGAACTGGCCAAGAAGATCAACAACGCACTACAGCGTGCTGACCAGATTGAATATAGCGAAGGCAATGTCAGCCGCGACTGGTTTGCGCCCATCGTCGCTGATGCCGAGGCTGGCTTTGGTGGCCCGCTCAACTGCTTTGAGATTATGAAGGCCTATATCGCGGCGGGCGCGGCTGGCGTTCACTTTGAAGACCAGCTCGCGTCTGAAAAGAAATGCGGCCATCTGGGCGGCAAGGTTTTGATCCCGACCCAGTCGCATATCCGCAACCTTAATGCAGCACGCATGGCGGCAGATATTTCCGGCGTACCGACGGTTATCTGTGCCCGTACCGATGCTGAGAGCGCGAAGCTGATCACCTCGGACGTGGACGAGCGCGATCATGAGTTCCTCACCGGCGAGCGTACGCCGGAAGGCTTCTTCCGCCTCAAGGAAGGCACCGGGGTTGAGCATTGCATCAAGCGCGGCATCGCCTTTGCAGAACATGCAGACCTGCTGTGGTGGGAAACCTCTAAGCCTAACCTCGATGACGCCAAGCGCTTTGCCGAAGCGATCCAAAAAGCGCATCCGGGCAAGATGATGGCCTATAATTGCTCACCCAGCTTTAACTGGGAAGCCAATCTCGACAAGGACACCATCGCCAAATATCAGCGTGAGCTGGGTGCCATGGGCTATAAGTTCCAGTTCGTTACCCTGGCTGGCTTCCACCAGCTCAATTACGGCATGTTCGAGCTGGCCCGTGGCTACAAGGATCGCGGCATGGCCGCCTATTCCGAGCTGCAACAGGCCGAATTCGGTGCCGAGGAAAATGGCTACACCGCCACCCGCCACCAGCGCGAAGTGGGCACCGGCTATTTCGACGCGGTTGCGACCGCAATCGGTGGTGGCCAGAGCTCGACCACCGCATTGGCAGAAAGCACCGAGGCAGACCAGTTCAAGAAAGACGCTGCCTAA
- a CDS encoding patatin-like phospholipase family protein — MATQAAKSPKTVDDLLVKKRREVREKKPKDQAIPLPETVALVLQGGGALGSYQAGVYEAMVAQDIRIDWVAGISIGAINSAIIAGNPFASAWERLREFWEQITSGSPNMVFADNPFWRQTNHRLGAFAAATSGVPGFYRPHMSVPGFSMPGTDNALSLYNTAPLEETLNKYVDWDRLNDGPMRLSVGAVDIESGNFQYFDTRDPVNPTRIDARHIMASGALPPGFPPIEIDGRYYWDGGIVSNTPLAHVLENQTTDMLVFQVDLFPARGKMPQDFDDVLSRMKDIRFSSRTRAVTDQYLRIRREHEAIRSVLNKLPPEVCADEDVERLRAMVDENAVNIVHLICQVEEWESGARDFEFSRATMERHWAQGLDAVLSVIKKRGLLAQNIIDGRTAAIDID, encoded by the coding sequence ATGGCCACACAAGCAGCAAAATCGCCCAAGACCGTCGATGACCTTTTGGTCAAGAAACGCCGGGAGGTCCGCGAGAAAAAGCCCAAGGATCAAGCAATACCGCTGCCGGAGACAGTAGCTCTGGTGCTACAAGGAGGTGGTGCGCTCGGCTCCTATCAGGCCGGTGTCTATGAGGCGATGGTGGCGCAGGATATTCGTATCGACTGGGTCGCAGGAATATCCATCGGCGCGATTAACAGCGCGATTATTGCGGGTAATCCCTTTGCCAGCGCCTGGGAAAGACTGCGCGAGTTCTGGGAGCAGATTACCAGCGGCAGCCCAAATATGGTTTTTGCTGATAATCCCTTTTGGCGGCAGACCAACCATAGGCTTGGTGCCTTTGCTGCTGCGACAAGTGGCGTTCCGGGCTTCTATCGGCCGCATATGTCGGTACCCGGCTTCTCCATGCCCGGAACCGATAATGCTCTCAGCCTCTACAACACGGCTCCGCTGGAAGAGACTTTGAACAAATATGTCGACTGGGATCGGCTCAATGATGGCCCGATGCGGCTTTCGGTTGGCGCGGTTGATATTGAAAGCGGCAATTTCCAATATTTTGATACCCGCGATCCGGTCAATCCGACGCGCATTGATGCGCGGCATATTATGGCTTCGGGCGCGCTGCCGCCGGGCTTTCCGCCGATTGAGATTGACGGACGTTACTATTGGGATGGCGGTATTGTCAGCAATACGCCGCTGGCGCATGTGCTGGAAAACCAGACCACCGATATGCTGGTGTTTCAGGTCGATCTTTTCCCGGCACGCGGCAAGATGCCGCAGGATTTTGATGATGTTCTGAGCCGGATGAAAGATATCCGCTTTTCCAGCCGGACCCGCGCGGTGACCGACCAGTATCTCAGGATCCGCCGCGAGCATGAGGCAATCCGGTCGGTCTTGAACAAACTCCCACCCGAAGTCTGCGCCGATGAGGATGTAGAGCGGTTGCGTGCCATGGTTGATGAGAATGCGGTGAATATCGTGCATCTCATTTGTCAGGTCGAAGAGTGGGAAAGCGGCGCGCGCGATTTTGAATTCTCTCGTGCAACAATGGAACGGCATTGGGCACAGGGCCTTGATGCGGTACTCTCGGTTATCAAGAAACGCGGCTTGTTGGCGCAGAATATAATCGATGGCCGCACTGCGGCTATCGACATCGATTAA
- a CDS encoding alpha-hydroxy acid oxidase, with translation MRLQDCHNIADFRRMAKTRLPYPVFHYIDGAADDEVTKDRNTSAYDQCDLVPDVLAGVEEIDLTTRVMGHDIALPLFLSPTALQRLFHWQGERAVAAAAQKFNTWFGISSLATVSIEEIGESITTPKLFQLYIHKDKGLNRMMIERCQAAKFDALALTVDTIVAGNRERCLRTGFTSPPRLTPRSAISFASHPGWTLNYLLREKFHLPNLDTHVAEGSNVAISVADYFNTMLDQSMNWSDAANIREQWGGTFCLKGIMSAADARRAVEIGADAIMVSNHGGRQLDGSRSPFDQLREIVDTVGGEIEIICDGGIRRGTHVLKALSAGATACSGGRLYLYALAAAGQAGVERSLGNLQAEIARGMKLMGKTRIDQLSEANLRWR, from the coding sequence ATGCGACTCCAAGACTGTCACAATATCGCGGATTTCCGCCGCATGGCGAAAACGCGTCTGCCCTATCCGGTGTTTCACTATATTGATGGTGCCGCTGATGATGAGGTGACGAAGGACCGCAACACCAGCGCCTATGACCAATGCGACCTTGTCCCCGATGTATTAGCAGGGGTGGAAGAGATTGATCTCACCACCCGCGTCATGGGGCACGATATCGCCCTACCCCTGTTTCTATCACCAACGGCTTTGCAGCGGCTGTTCCATTGGCAAGGCGAACGTGCAGTCGCCGCGGCGGCACAGAAGTTCAACACCTGGTTCGGTATCTCCTCGCTGGCGACGGTCAGCATTGAGGAAATCGGTGAGAGCATCACTACGCCGAAACTGTTTCAGCTCTACATTCATAAGGACAAGGGGCTGAACCGGATGATGATTGAGCGCTGTCAGGCGGCGAAATTCGATGCGCTGGCGCTGACGGTCGACACTATCGTTGCGGGTAATCGCGAGCGTTGCCTGCGCACCGGCTTTACCTCGCCGCCGCGCCTGACTCCGCGTTCGGCCATCAGCTTTGCTTCACATCCGGGCTGGACGCTCAACTATCTGTTGCGCGAGAAGTTTCACCTTCCCAATCTCGACACCCATGTCGCCGAGGGCAGCAATGTCGCAATTTCGGTCGCCGACTATTTCAATACCATGCTCGACCAGTCGATGAACTGGTCCGATGCTGCAAACATCCGTGAGCAATGGGGCGGAACCTTTTGTCTTAAGGGGATAATGTCGGCAGCCGATGCCCGCCGCGCCGTCGAAATAGGTGCCGATGCGATAATGGTCAGCAACCATGGCGGACGACAACTCGACGGCAGCCGCTCGCCCTTTGACCAGCTGCGCGAGATTGTCGATACCGTGGGCGGCGAGATAGAGATTATCTGCGATGGCGGAATACGGCGTGGCACCCATGTGCTCAAAGCGCTAAGCGCCGGCGCTACCGCCTGTTCGGGCGGGCGCCTTTATCTCTATGCGCTGGCCGCCGCCGGACAAGCAGGCGTGGAGCGCAGTCTGGGCAATCTGCAGGCAGAGATCGCACGCGGTATGAAGCTGATGGGTAAGACCCGCATTGATCAGCTCAGCGAAGCTAATCTGCGCTGGCGATAA
- a CDS encoding TIGR03013 family XrtA/PEP-CTERM system glycosyltransferase, with protein MFRLFKHYVPHAVVLMGLIDFVLLCIAAETAWQLRVMQIGSDDGPFADRIVAVLSFAILLQIAMIAVGVYGTDALLRLRFAIARLAVAVSLGIIFLSLMFFLLPGSTLWRSILLYAMFLSIAMLIGNRIILGGILGTGAFRRRLLVLGAGRRAQRIQELGERPDSGFVVVGFIGMGDGQHVIDEAINRSAIRNLSNYVEKLNVSEVVLALEERRNALPLQDLLRIKTTGVHVNDISSFFERETGRVDLDSVNPSWLIFSDGFSSGRWLSSIAKRLFDVLASLSLLIIFLPIILLFALLVKLDSKGPAFFRQQRVGLFGQPFSIIKLRSMKSDAEGDGKAVWAEENDPRITRIGRFIRRTRIDELPQAWSVLKGEMSFVGPRPERPEFVADLETKMRFYAERHMVKPGITGWAQINYPYGASTEDARHKLEYDLYYAKNYTPFLDILILLQTLRVVLWADGAR; from the coding sequence ATGTTTCGACTCTTCAAACATTATGTGCCGCATGCCGTGGTTCTTATGGGTCTTATCGATTTCGTTTTGCTGTGCATTGCGGCGGAGACAGCTTGGCAGCTCAGGGTCATGCAGATCGGCAGTGATGATGGTCCTTTTGCAGATCGTATCGTTGCGGTCTTGAGCTTTGCAATATTGCTGCAAATCGCGATGATCGCGGTCGGTGTTTACGGCACTGATGCCTTGTTGCGCTTGCGTTTTGCCATCGCGCGGCTTGCGGTTGCGGTATCGCTCGGGATTATCTTTCTTTCGCTGATGTTCTTTCTGCTGCCGGGCAGCACATTATGGCGGTCGATCTTGCTCTACGCCATGTTCCTTTCGATCGCGATGCTGATTGGCAATCGGATCATATTGGGCGGGATATTGGGAACGGGGGCGTTTCGCCGCCGTTTGTTGGTTCTGGGAGCAGGGCGCAGGGCGCAACGTATTCAGGAACTGGGGGAACGCCCGGATAGCGGGTTTGTCGTTGTCGGCTTTATTGGCATGGGCGATGGCCAGCATGTGATAGACGAGGCGATTAACCGCTCCGCCATCCGCAATCTCTCCAACTATGTCGAGAAATTGAATGTCAGCGAGGTGGTGCTGGCCTTGGAAGAACGGCGCAACGCGCTGCCGCTGCAAGACCTGTTGCGGATCAAGACCACAGGCGTGCATGTCAACGATATATCCAGCTTCTTTGAGCGCGAGACAGGACGTGTTGATCTCGATTCGGTTAACCCTAGCTGGTTGATCTTCTCTGATGGTTTTTCCTCAGGGCGCTGGCTGTCCAGCATTGCCAAAAGACTGTTTGATGTCCTTGCTAGCCTATCGCTGCTGATCATTTTCCTGCCGATAATCCTGCTCTTTGCTTTGCTGGTGAAGCTTGACAGCAAGGGCCCGGCCTTTTTCCGCCAGCAACGCGTCGGGCTTTTCGGTCAGCCATTCAGCATCATCAAATTACGCTCGATGAAGAGCGATGCCGAGGGTGATGGCAAGGCTGTCTGGGCCGAGGAGAATGACCCGCGTATCACTCGCATTGGTCGCTTCATTCGGCGCACAAGGATTGATGAGCTGCCCCAAGCATGGAGCGTGTTGAAAGGCGAGATGAGCTTTGTCGGCCCGCGGCCTGAGCGGCCGGAATTTGTCGCCGATCTGGAGACCAAGATGCGCTTTTATGCCGAGCGCCATATGGTGAAACCGGGTATTACCGGCTGGGCACAGATCAACTATCCCTATGGCGCATCAACTGAAGATGCCCGGCACAAGCTGGAATATGATCTCTATTATGCCAAAAACTATACTCCATTTCTCGACATATTGATCCTGTTGCAGACGCTGCGTGTGGTGCTCTGGGCGGACGGGGCGCGCTGA
- a CDS encoding 3-hydroxybutyrate dehydrogenase, translated as MFLKGKTALITGSTSGIGLSCAKALAAEGANIIINGFGDVDAIEQERIALEELSGAKAAYSGADLTNPQAIAEMFAMAEADFGGVDILVNNAGTQYVSKIEEFPPEKWDLIMALNLTSSFHTSRLAVPGMKHKGWGRIIATASAHSKVASPGKCAYVAAKHGIDGFTKTLALETAEHGITVNAISPGYVWTPLVEEQIPDTMKTRGLTRDEVINDVLLKAQPTKEFVTKEQVASFLVYLCSDAASAITGANLSMDGGWTVQ; from the coding sequence ATGTTTCTCAAAGGCAAGACAGCTTTGATTACCGGTTCTACATCGGGCATAGGCCTGAGCTGCGCCAAGGCACTCGCTGCTGAAGGTGCGAATATCATTATCAACGGCTTTGGCGATGTCGATGCGATTGAGCAGGAACGGATAGCGCTGGAGGAGCTGAGCGGTGCCAAGGCCGCCTATAGCGGTGCTGACCTCACCAACCCGCAAGCGATTGCCGAGATGTTCGCCATGGCCGAAGCCGACTTTGGCGGCGTCGATATATTGGTCAACAATGCCGGCACCCAATATGTATCCAAGATTGAGGAATTCCCGCCCGAGAAATGGGATTTGATCATGGCACTAAACCTCACCTCCAGCTTTCATACATCTCGTCTGGCGGTGCCGGGAATGAAGCACAAGGGGTGGGGCCGGATCATTGCTACGGCATCGGCGCACTCCAAAGTCGCCAGCCCCGGCAAATGCGCCTATGTCGCTGCCAAGCACGGTATTGACGGTTTTACCAAGACATTGGCGCTGGAAACCGCCGAGCATGGTATCACCGTCAACGCTATCAGCCCCGGCTATGTCTGGACACCGCTGGTGGAAGAGCAGATTCCGGATACGATGAAGACCCGCGGTCTGACCCGTGACGAAGTGATCAACGATGTGCTGCTAAAGGCGCAGCCGACCAAGGAATTTGTCACCAAGGAACAGGTGGCATCCTTTCTGGTCTATCTCTGCAGCGATGCCGCAAGCGCCATCACCGGGGCTAATCTCAGCATGGATGGTGGCTGGACGGTGCAATAG
- a CDS encoding helix-turn-helix domain-containing protein: MSQDKVFAGAALRRLRVSRKLSQVAMAEALSISASYLNLLERNQRPLTARLMLALSERFDFDPRLLLADEPGGGVEAMMRRFNDPQFADLSVDRQRLAEWAVSAPELMQAFARLHDNWAGQGSEQVAATAVHPAIGLVRREIEKWRNYFGDLDVAAEEMADELRLANSDLYAALTERLRSKHQIMVRVLPVEILPDHLYRLDMHARQLQMSEMLDTSSRTFRTAYMIAQLEMREQVQALAAGAAFDNRGAERLFQRHLYGYIAAAIIMPYGRFLRACEQTGYDIAILQRRFGAGLEEIAHRLTTLQRVGERGLPFFMVRVDRAGQFSKRYSGASGAGFVESGSGCPLWSLHHSFAQPSIMQVQLVESEDGKQWLTLSRTVKGNSSPSGADAPAMAGEGPAYAIGIGVAAEHAPRLCAHYADVAQNSRAMRIGPGCRSCHRTDCTQRATPPAGKTLTFDDRARRAAPFSFQAG, encoded by the coding sequence ATGTCTCAGGATAAAGTCTTTGCCGGTGCTGCGCTGCGGCGATTGCGGGTCTCGCGCAAACTTAGTCAGGTAGCCATGGCGGAAGCGCTCAGCATTTCTGCGAGCTATCTTAATCTGCTCGAACGCAACCAGCGGCCATTAACGGCGCGGCTGATGTTGGCGCTGAGCGAGCGCTTTGACTTTGATCCGCGTCTGCTGCTTGCTGACGAACCAGGCGGTGGCGTCGAGGCAATGATGCGCCGGTTTAATGATCCGCAATTTGCTGATCTGAGCGTTGACCGCCAGCGACTTGCCGAATGGGCGGTGAGCGCTCCAGAACTGATGCAGGCCTTTGCCAGATTGCATGACAATTGGGCAGGGCAGGGCAGCGAACAGGTAGCAGCGACGGCGGTGCATCCGGCTATAGGTCTGGTCCGGCGCGAGATTGAGAAATGGCGTAACTATTTTGGCGACCTGGATGTTGCGGCCGAAGAAATGGCGGATGAGTTACGGCTTGCCAATAGTGATCTCTATGCGGCGCTGACAGAGAGGCTGCGCAGCAAGCATCAAATCATGGTGCGGGTTCTCCCTGTCGAGATATTGCCGGACCATCTTTACCGCCTCGATATGCATGCAAGGCAGCTGCAGATGTCGGAAATGCTTGATACGTCCTCGCGTACCTTCCGCACCGCTTATATGATTGCGCAACTGGAAATGCGCGAACAGGTGCAGGCATTGGCAGCGGGTGCAGCCTTCGATAATCGCGGTGCCGAAAGGCTGTTTCAGCGGCATCTCTATGGCTATATCGCGGCGGCGATCATCATGCCTTATGGTCGGTTCCTCAGGGCTTGCGAGCAGACGGGCTATGATATCGCTATTCTGCAGCGGCGCTTTGGAGCCGGGCTGGAGGAGATTGCGCATCGGCTGACAACACTGCAACGCGTTGGCGAGCGCGGCTTACCTTTCTTCATGGTGCGGGTGGATCGGGCCGGGCAGTTTTCCAAACGCTATAGCGGTGCCAGTGGCGCCGGATTTGTCGAGAGCGGGAGTGGCTGCCCCTTATGGTCGCTGCATCACAGCTTTGCGCAACCTTCAATCATGCAGGTGCAACTGGTCGAGAGCGAAGATGGTAAGCAATGGCTTACATTGTCGCGCACAGTCAAAGGCAATAGCAGCCCATCCGGCGCTGATGCACCTGCGATGGCGGGCGAGGGTCCTGCCTATGCTATCGGTATAGGCGTCGCAGCGGAACACGCTCCGCGATTATGCGCCCATTATGCCGATGTCGCGCAGAATAGCCGTGCCATGCGGATCGGGCCGGGGTGCCGCTCCTGTCACCGCACAGATTGTACCCAAAGAGCAACGCCGCCCGCAGGCAAGACGCTCACCTTTGACGATCGTGCGCGGCGGGCGGCACCATTCTCCTTTCAGGCGGGGTAA
- the prsK gene encoding XrtA/PEP-CTERM system histidine kinase PrsK, translated as MDLASFLGLAGFLGHLLAALLHGGLAIWLSRNLRIQRSAQVPLIIALGLLSFWALAVAWEGPQASISLFVETVRNGALLFLMFQLLRSDDSLRQPPTVHALYAVLAGVLALQPVFDGIVLSFGAELAPPLLFYASTILRMIFAVGALVLVHNLYSISAPQTRFAIRLPMAGLAVLWFFDLNLYAVAYLLYELPVELLALRGVIVACLMPVFALAAKRNGEWKIQLSRTVAFHSFSLIAIGLYLLAMALVVQLLSYFVADYARLTQVGLVFGASLAALVLLPSNSFRAWFKVKIAKHFFQHRYDYRSEWMRFADTMSAREQDASSLHSRIIQAVADITDSNAGLLLTPDESGRFMLQERWNWPMLEVPAPACTGTTANFFATSGFIVELDNVRGDDADDVQKAAIADWMVEDKRIWVIVPLIHFEKLEGLVILGRPTLNRTLDWEDLDMLRVVGRQAASYVAEQRGQNALLESRQFEDFNRRFAFVVHDIKNIVSQLALLSRNAEKHADKPEFREDMVETLQGTVAKLNATLTRLTNYRKSQDTIIAPFDVKALVKSVAKQKSAPGHKVQVLMGDVMTISGDKAALEQVLLHLVQNALDASRDNAQPVMLKWSPSGIYGYIEIVDHGTGMSAEFIRTSLFKPFVSTKDGGFGIGAFEAKSLIEAMGGHLNVESREGMGTRMIIRLPLALDQHDDLIKVDNSRKSKTKDHNPDRKKIGAGR; from the coding sequence ATGGATTTGGCGTCATTTCTCGGACTTGCCGGCTTTCTGGGGCATCTGCTAGCGGCGCTGCTGCACGGCGGACTGGCCATCTGGTTGAGCCGGAACTTGCGGATACAACGCTCGGCGCAAGTGCCGCTGATTATTGCGCTGGGACTTTTGAGCTTCTGGGCTCTGGCCGTAGCCTGGGAAGGGCCGCAAGCATCGATATCGTTGTTCGTTGAGACTGTGCGTAATGGCGCTTTGCTGTTCCTGATGTTTCAACTGCTGCGCTCTGATGACAGTCTGCGCCAGCCGCCGACTGTGCATGCATTATACGCGGTGTTGGCCGGTGTTCTGGCATTGCAACCAGTTTTTGATGGCATTGTTCTCAGCTTTGGAGCCGAGCTTGCTCCACCTTTGCTGTTCTATGCATCCACCATATTGCGGATGATCTTTGCCGTTGGCGCGCTGGTGTTGGTACATAATCTCTATTCGATTTCCGCACCGCAAACGCGTTTTGCCATCCGTCTACCCATGGCTGGGCTGGCGGTGCTGTGGTTCTTTGATCTTAACCTCTATGCCGTTGCTTATCTGCTCTATGAATTGCCGGTCGAGCTGCTGGCGCTGCGAGGGGTCATTGTTGCCTGCCTGATGCCGGTTTTCGCGCTTGCGGCCAAGCGCAATGGCGAATGGAAGATTCAGCTTTCTCGCACAGTTGCCTTCCACTCCTTCTCGCTGATCGCAATCGGCCTCTACTTGCTGGCTATGGCGTTGGTGGTGCAGCTACTTTCCTATTTCGTCGCTGATTATGCGCGTCTTACCCAGGTCGGTCTGGTTTTCGGGGCATCGCTGGCGGCTTTGGTGCTGTTGCCGTCAAACAGCTTCCGTGCCTGGTTCAAGGTCAAGATCGCCAAGCACTTCTTCCAGCATCGCTATGATTATCGCTCCGAATGGATGCGCTTTGCCGACACCATGAGCGCGCGCGAACAGGACGCCTCCTCGCTGCATAGCCGTATCATCCAGGCTGTTGCCGATATCACCGACAGTAATGCCGGCCTGTTGCTTACGCCTGATGAGAGCGGACGCTTCATGCTGCAAGAACGCTGGAACTGGCCGATGCTGGAGGTTCCGGCCCCGGCCTGCACCGGCACCACGGCCAATTTCTTCGCGACATCCGGCTTTATCGTTGAATTGGACAATGTACGCGGTGACGACGCGGATGACGTACAAAAGGCGGCGATTGCCGACTGGATGGTCGAGGACAAGCGCATCTGGGTCATCGTTCCGCTTATTCACTTTGAGAAACTTGAAGGCCTGGTCATTCTTGGGCGGCCAACACTGAACCGCACCTTGGACTGGGAAGATCTCGATATGCTGCGCGTTGTTGGGCGACAGGCGGCAAGCTATGTCGCTGAGCAGCGCGGCCAGAATGCGTTGCTGGAATCGCGTCAGTTTGAGGATTTCAACCGTCGCTTTGCCTTTGTTGTGCACGACATCAAGAATATCGTCAGCCAGCTCGCATTGCTATCTCGCAATGCCGAGAAGCACGCCGATAAGCCGGAATTCCGCGAAGATATGGTCGAGACATTGCAGGGTACCGTCGCAAAGCTCAACGCGACCCTGACGCGGCTGACCAATTATCGCAAATCGCAGGACACCATCATTGCACCGTTTGATGTCAAGGCATTGGTGAAAAGCGTCGCGAAACAAAAATCGGCACCGGGACATAAGGTGCAGGTGCTTATGGGCGATGTGATGACCATATCCGGTGACAAAGCCGCGCTGGAGCAGGTGTTGTTGCATCTGGTGCAAAATGCGCTCGACGCAAGTCGCGACAATGCGCAGCCAGTCATGCTCAAATGGTCGCCCAGCGGGATTTATGGCTATATCGAGATTGTCGACCACGGCACCGGCATGAGCGCCGAGTTTATCCGCACCAGCCTCTTCAAACCCTTTGTTTCCACCAAAGATGGCGGCTTTGGCATTGGCGCCTTTGAGGCGAAATCCCTGATTGAAGCCATGGGCGGCCATCTCAATGTCGAAAGCCGTGAGGGCATGGGCACGCGCATGATCATCCGTCTGCCATTGGCGCTGGATCAGCATGATGACCTGATCAAGGTCGACAATAGCCGCAAATCCAAAACCAAAGACCATAACCCGGATCGCAAGAAAATAGGAGCAGGTCGATGA
- a CDS encoding amidohydrolase, with protein MSIKNLLSYAAAPVAMLALAMATPAQADDLRDAVTADMPSLLEIYRYLHANPELSFQEFRTAAKLAEEARRLGFTVTEKVGQTGVVAVMENGPGPVVMLRADMDGLPVEEQTGLPFASKAIATTSKGIESPVMHACGHDTHMTAWVGTARQLVARKDEWSGTLVMILQPAEEIGSGAKAMLEDGLYERFPKPEYVMGFHDAAQIPAGMIGYKPGYALANVDSVSIKVKGIGGHGAYPSTAKDPVVLGSQIVMALQTLVSREIDPQDPAVVTVGSFRAGAKHNIISDEASLLITVRSYSDETRQTLIDGIARIARGQAIAAGLPEELMPEVTMDDDFTPSVYNSPEFTEEMATLFKTRFGDQHVLETPAVMGGEDFSRFRRADPDNIKSMIFWVGGVPLEKFDAANGDASKLPSLHSPFWTPDAEKVVATATEAMTAATLKLMAK; from the coding sequence ATGTCTATCAAAAATCTTCTCTCATACGCTGCAGCGCCGGTTGCGATGCTGGCGCTGGCCATGGCTACACCAGCTCAAGCCGATGATCTGCGCGATGCGGTGACGGCCGATATGCCATCGCTGCTGGAAATCTATCGCTACCTGCACGCCAATCCCGAACTGAGCTTTCAGGAATTCCGTACCGCCGCGAAACTGGCTGAAGAAGCGCGACGCCTAGGTTTTACCGTGACCGAGAAAGTGGGCCAGACGGGTGTTGTCGCCGTCATGGAAAATGGCCCCGGCCCGGTGGTGATGCTGCGCGCCGATATGGATGGCCTGCCAGTTGAGGAGCAGACAGGGCTGCCCTTCGCGTCCAAGGCAATCGCGACCACCTCCAAAGGGATTGAAAGCCCGGTGATGCATGCCTGTGGCCATGATACGCATATGACGGCATGGGTCGGCACGGCGCGGCAGTTGGTCGCGCGTAAGGATGAGTGGTCAGGTACGCTGGTAATGATTCTGCAACCGGCAGAAGAAATTGGATCGGGCGCCAAGGCGATGCTGGAAGATGGCTTGTATGAGCGTTTTCCCAAGCCGGAATATGTCATGGGGTTTCATGATGCGGCGCAGATTCCAGCAGGCATGATTGGCTATAAACCCGGCTATGCTTTGGCCAATGTCGATAGTGTCAGCATCAAGGTGAAAGGCATTGGCGGCCATGGTGCCTATCCCAGTACGGCGAAAGACCCGGTGGTTTTGGGTAGCCAGATAGTCATGGCTTTGCAGACACTGGTGAGCCGCGAGATCGATCCGCAGGACCCCGCTGTTGTAACGGTTGGCAGCTTTCGTGCTGGCGCGAAGCATAATATCATTTCCGATGAGGCCAGTCTGCTGATTACTGTGCGCAGCTATAGCGATGAAACGCGCCAGACGCTGATCGACGGTATAGCGCGCATCGCACGGGGGCAAGCGATTGCCGCCGGTTTGCCCGAAGAGCTTATGCCCGAAGTCACCATGGATGATGATTTTACCCCATCGGTTTATAACAGCCCGGAGTTTACCGAAGAGATGGCCACTCTCTTCAAAACACGCTTTGGCGATCAGCATGTACTGGAAACACCGGCGGTCATGGGCGGTGAGGATTTCAGTCGTTTTCGCCGTGCTGATCCGGACAATATCAAGAGCATGATCTTCTGGGTGGGCGGTGTACCTTTAGAGAAGTTTGATGCTGCTAATGGCGATGCCAGCAAACTTCCCTCGTTACACAGCCCCTTCTGGACTCCTGATGCGGAGAAAGTTGTGGCCACCGCGACCGAGGCGATGACGGCTGCTACACTTAAGCTGATGGCGAAATAG